One segment of Candidatus Paceibacterota bacterium DNA contains the following:
- a CDS encoding trypsin-like peptidase domain-containing protein — protein MNPLSPLIAILLSIGSFLGFPYTTPPTHKSVSLPGLEQRLATTSFSTYAPLVPTAVSVNASSTRPSNTSTSTKKEKLPTLAIQVPAFPKISVPKTESPIAPKIPVIQTPAPNPVPVIPNIPIQPASSSFPSQVPATPPQTPPANASLDEKARAAIVNIYCTSQSGNLIEILTGSGVIIDPKGIILTNAHVADHLLLDDYFQDPNKQCVIRRGSPAVAQYKASLVHISEEWLRQYGANINNANQPQETGAGDYALVAVTAGINGGSVPGSFPYLSLDTSINSLSPNTSILGVGYPASSFSGTTVMKNLPIQTALMNVIDAYTFTGTNSKDLIRTTASSLAERGASGGGILNQAGQMIALIATTVPDNSNTSEQDIQAITLNYINVDLKTHTGYTLSSFLNRDIATLVNNFKNSESTLFNYLPH, from the coding sequence ATGAACCCTCTCTCTCCCCTCATCGCCATTCTTCTTTCAATCGGTTCTTTTTTGGGTTTTCCTTATACCACTCCACCCACTCACAAGTCAGTCAGTTTGCCCGGTCTTGAACAACGATTGGCCACTACTTCTTTTTCTACTTACGCTCCTCTGGTACCAACAGCTGTTAGTGTTAATGCTTCGAGCACCCGGCCTTCAAACACCAGTACTTCCACCAAAAAAGAAAAGTTGCCAACTTTGGCTATTCAAGTCCCGGCCTTTCCTAAAATTTCCGTTCCCAAAACTGAATCTCCGATCGCTCCAAAGATTCCAGTCATTCAAACTCCGGCCCCAAATCCGGTGCCAGTCATTCCAAACATTCCAATTCAACCCGCCTCCTCTTCGTTCCCTTCTCAAGTTCCAGCTACGCCACCACAAACTCCTCCTGCCAATGCCAGTCTGGATGAAAAGGCTCGGGCCGCCATCGTCAATATTTATTGCACCAGCCAATCCGGCAATCTTATTGAAATACTGACTGGCAGTGGCGTCATAATTGATCCCAAAGGCATCATTTTAACGAATGCTCATGTGGCCGATCACCTTCTCCTAGACGATTATTTTCAGGATCCCAATAAACAATGTGTTATTCGTCGTGGCTCTCCAGCCGTGGCTCAATACAAAGCGTCTCTTGTACATATTTCAGAGGAATGGCTTCGCCAATACGGAGCAAATATTAATAATGCGAACCAGCCGCAAGAAACCGGCGCTGGCGATTACGCTTTAGTAGCAGTCACGGCGGGTATAAATGGCGGAAGTGTTCCCGGGAGTTTTCCGTATCTTTCTTTAGATACATCTATTAATTCCCTTTCACCTAATACCTCCATTTTAGGAGTTGGTTATCCAGCTAGTAGTTTTTCCGGCACCACCGTTATGAAAAATCTACCCATTCAAACAGCCCTGATGAATGTTATCGACGCTTACACCTTCACCGGCACTAACAGCAAAGATCTAATTAGAACAACAGCTAGTTCTCTAGCTGAACGTGGAGCTTCTGGTGGGGGCATCCTCAATCAAGCCGGCCAAATGATTGCTCTGATCGCCACCACCGTTCCAGACAACAGTAATACTTCAGAGCAGGATATTCAGGCCATTACTCTCAATTACATTAATGTCGACTTAAAAACTCATACTGGATACACCTTGAGTTCCTTTTTAAACCGCGACATTGCCACTTTGGTAAATAATTTTAAAAATTCTGAATCCACTTTGTTTAACTATCTACCTCATTAA
- a CDS encoding HU family DNA-binding protein — MNKAGIVEAIQQVLGGTRVQAEKVMDTVIDSIVNTLKKGEEVSISGLGIFVAKQRAARTARNPRTGESIQVAAMRVPKFRAAKALKDAVK, encoded by the coding sequence ATGAATAAAGCAGGAATTGTAGAAGCTATTCAGCAGGTGCTCGGGGGGACTCGAGTTCAGGCTGAAAAAGTAATGGATACTGTCATCGACTCAATCGTCAACACTCTCAAGAAAGGAGAAGAAGTTTCAATCTCCGGCCTTGGTATTTTCGTAGCTAAACAACGAGCAGCTAGAACCGCTCGCAACCCTCGCACCGGCGAATCTATCCAGGTAGCCGCTATGCGAGTACCAAAATTCAGAGCAGCTAAAGCTCTGAAAGACGCAGTCAAATAG